The Thermococcus sp. M39 genome window below encodes:
- a CDS encoding TIGR00296 family protein, protein MYKIKDEWGEFLVKLARKAIEEYLSSGRVIKPPEDTPKELWEKMGVFVTLNRYGVPKRSALRGCIGFPLPIYPLVEATIKAAIYAAVEDPRFPPVTLDEMDNITVEVSILTPPELIEGPPEERPKKIKVGRDGLIVEKGIHSGLLLPQVPIEWGWDEEEFLAETCWKAGLPPDCWLDEDTKVYKFTAEIFEEEYPRGPVKRKPLVPEE, encoded by the coding sequence ATGTACAAAATCAAAGATGAGTGGGGGGAGTTTTTAGTTAAGCTCGCAAGGAAGGCAATTGAGGAGTATTTAAGCTCGGGAAGAGTTATTAAGCCACCAGAGGATACTCCAAAAGAACTCTGGGAAAAGATGGGAGTTTTTGTTACTCTCAATCGTTATGGTGTTCCAAAGCGGTCAGCACTCAGAGGATGTATTGGATTTCCTCTGCCAATTTATCCGCTCGTCGAGGCAACAATAAAGGCAGCTATATATGCCGCTGTTGAAGATCCTCGCTTTCCACCTGTAACGCTGGATGAGATGGACAACATAACCGTTGAGGTGAGCATTCTAACTCCCCCCGAGTTAATTGAGGGACCCCCAGAGGAGAGACCAAAGAAAATTAAAGTTGGAAGAGATGGTCTGATAGTTGAGAAGGGCATTCACTCGGGACTTTTGCTACCTCAAGTCCCTATTGAATGGGGATGGGATGAAGAGGAGTTTTTAGCAGAGACATGCTGGAAAGCTGGCTTGCCTCCAGACTGCTGGCTCGATGAGGATACAAAGGTCTACAAATTCACGGCGGAAATATTTGAGGAAGAATATCCAAGAGGTCCCGTGAAAAGGAAGCCGTTAGTTCCTGAAGAGTAA